In Methylocystis echinoides, one genomic interval encodes:
- the chrA gene encoding chromate efflux transporter: MPDEFQTTPTMTLAAASRVWARVALLSFGGPAGQIALMHRVLVDEEKWISERRFLHALNFCMLLPGPEAQQLATYIGWLMHGVPGGLIAGGLFILPGVVAIMALSVIYAAYGETPALDGAFFGLKAAVLALVFSAVWRLGKRALQTRAQKIIAAGAFLALFFLDAPFPLIVLGAGIVGFLGRRLGLPTAAAAMSTFEGEARAEPDSRSAFFAAAVLAALWLVPVAGLVAAFGRDDVYARIAVFFSKMSVVTFGGAYAALSYVAQEAVERFHWLTAPEMLDGLGMAETTPGPLIMVLQFVGFMAAFREPGATAPLAAGALGGLLATYVTFIPCFLWIFAGAPFVERLRGDRALAEALAAIAAAVVGVIANLALWFATHFLFRGQWTLAPLPAQLPDIATLDATSLALSLAAGALLRFGLAPALGASVGAGLLLKLL; encoded by the coding sequence ATGCCTGATGAGTTTCAGACGACGCCGACGATGACGCTCGCGGCGGCGAGCCGGGTCTGGGCGCGCGTCGCGCTGTTGAGCTTCGGCGGACCCGCCGGGCAGATCGCGCTGATGCACCGTGTGCTCGTCGACGAGGAGAAGTGGATTTCTGAGCGCCGCTTTCTGCATGCGCTCAATTTCTGCATGCTGCTGCCCGGCCCCGAGGCGCAGCAACTCGCGACCTATATCGGCTGGTTGATGCATGGCGTTCCCGGCGGCTTGATCGCGGGCGGGCTCTTCATCCTGCCCGGCGTCGTCGCCATCATGGCGTTGAGCGTCATCTACGCCGCCTATGGCGAGACGCCGGCGCTCGACGGGGCCTTCTTCGGACTGAAGGCCGCCGTTCTGGCGCTTGTGTTTTCGGCAGTCTGGCGGCTCGGCAAGAGAGCCCTGCAGACTCGCGCGCAAAAAATCATCGCCGCAGGCGCCTTCCTTGCGCTCTTCTTCCTCGACGCCCCCTTCCCGCTCATTGTCCTTGGCGCTGGGATCGTCGGCTTCCTTGGGAGACGCTTAGGCCTCCCCACGGCCGCCGCTGCGATGTCGACGTTCGAAGGCGAAGCGCGCGCAGAGCCGGACTCGCGCTCGGCGTTCTTCGCCGCAGCAGTCCTTGCGGCGCTCTGGCTCGTGCCGGTCGCCGGGCTCGTGGCGGCCTTTGGACGCGATGACGTCTATGCGCGGATCGCGGTGTTTTTTTCCAAAATGTCGGTTGTCACCTTCGGCGGCGCCTATGCGGCGCTCTCCTATGTCGCGCAAGAGGCGGTGGAGCGTTTTCACTGGCTGACGGCGCCGGAAATGCTCGATGGGCTCGGCATGGCGGAGACGACGCCGGGCCCGCTGATCATGGTGCTGCAATTCGTGGGCTTCATGGCCGCCTTCCGCGAACCCGGCGCAACGGCGCCGCTGGCGGCCGGCGCGCTCGGCGGCTTGTTGGCCACCTATGTGACCTTCATTCCCTGCTTCTTATGGATTTTCGCCGGCGCGCCTTTCGTCGAGCGGCTGCGCGGCGACAGGGCGCTGGCCGAGGCCCTGGCCGCCATCGCTGCGGCGGTCGTCGGCGTCATCGCCAATCTGGCGCTGTGGTTTGCAACGCACTTTCTGTTCCGGGGGCAATGGACGCTCGCGCCCCTGCCCGCGCAATTGCCGGATATCGCCACGCTCGACGCGACGTCGCTGGCGCTCTCCCTTGCCGCCGGCGCGCTTCTCCGCTTTGGCCTCGCGCCGGCGCTCGGCGCGAGCGTCGGCGCCGGACTGCTGCTCAAACTACTGTAA
- a CDS encoding ATP-binding protein, with product MTLEKDNRSPLSASHQIERLRAEQFSHIARHTPGVMLANICNATVFMAASWDRPYRIAALCWGALVIAIASFVFLRRKTRRTSTYRPAASSSRRGVYRAVGYAAALGSCWGALPLLFLDQASVGGKLLIACLCSGMLGGGAFVLASIPPAAAAFSGPIALGSFAALLASGDRDYLLTTIVLAVYSAVLMRAVWNYAEGLERRVKTQVEAESKASERLARLHASGLHALGGMASGLAHEIAQPLAAASAYVETSKRLLREPTSEALPLVERNLQGASEQIGHVGDIVDRLRHFLLEGKPSSSLVHLRSLIEEACRANRRALENANVRVHLRLEATKDAVQADRVQITQVLANLLRNAIDAMEGVSDRSIMIACVNEDDWVRVDVADSGAGVDEGVRESLFEPFMTTKPKGMGVGLAMSRSIVEAHGGRIWMEPNAKAGSTFSFVLPCDRCAEASITT from the coding sequence ATGACCCTCGAAAAAGACAATCGCTCGCCTCTTTCCGCCTCCCACCAAATCGAGCGTTTGCGTGCGGAGCAATTTTCTCACATTGCCCGGCACACGCCCGGGGTGATGCTGGCGAATATTTGCAACGCCACTGTCTTTATGGCGGCCTCGTGGGATCGACCCTACCGCATTGCCGCCTTGTGCTGGGGCGCGCTTGTCATCGCGATTGCGTCCTTCGTCTTCCTGCGCCGCAAGACCCGGCGGACCTCGACTTACAGGCCGGCCGCTTCATCATCCCGACGTGGCGTCTACCGGGCCGTAGGCTACGCGGCGGCGCTCGGCTCTTGTTGGGGGGCCCTTCCCTTACTGTTTTTGGACCAGGCAAGCGTGGGCGGCAAGCTGCTGATTGCTTGTCTGTGTTCCGGGATGTTGGGCGGCGGAGCTTTTGTTCTGGCAAGCATACCTCCAGCAGCGGCGGCGTTCTCCGGGCCGATTGCGCTCGGATCGTTCGCAGCCTTGCTCGCTAGCGGCGATAGAGACTATCTGCTCACCACCATCGTTCTTGCGGTTTACAGTGCGGTCTTGATGCGGGCCGTCTGGAATTATGCAGAGGGGCTCGAGCGTCGGGTGAAGACTCAGGTCGAGGCGGAGAGCAAGGCAAGCGAACGATTGGCGAGGCTGCATGCGTCTGGCTTGCATGCGCTCGGAGGCATGGCCAGCGGCTTGGCGCATGAAATCGCGCAGCCTCTGGCGGCCGCCTCCGCCTACGTCGAAACCTCCAAACGCCTCCTGCGCGAGCCCACCTCCGAGGCGCTGCCTTTAGTCGAGCGCAATCTTCAAGGCGCTTCGGAGCAAATTGGACATGTTGGCGACATCGTCGACCGCCTTCGTCACTTTCTCTTGGAGGGAAAGCCCTCTTCGAGCCTTGTCCACCTGCGCTCGCTCATCGAGGAGGCGTGCAGAGCCAATCGTCGCGCCCTGGAAAACGCCAATGTGCGCGTGCATCTCCGGCTCGAGGCGACCAAGGACGCCGTACAGGCCGACCGCGTCCAGATCACGCAGGTCTTGGCAAACCTTCTCAGAAACGCCATCGACGCAATGGAGGGCGTCTCGGACCGCTCGATCATGATCGCCTGCGTCAACGAGGACGACTGGGTGCGAGTCGACGTTGCTGATTCAGGAGCGGGCGTCGACGAGGGCGTGCGAGAAAGCCTTTTTGAACCGTTTATGACGACGAAGCCTAAGGGGATGGGCGTCGGCCTCGCCATGAGTCGCTCTATTGTCGAGGCGCACGGAGGCCGCATCTGGATGGAGCCGAATGCAAAAGCGGGATCAACCTTCAGTTTCGTCCTGCCGTGCGATCGTTGCGCAGAAGCGTCGATAACGACTTAA
- a CDS encoding methyltransferase domain-containing protein: MTGNIGSGFRSVDGELFSKLLHCLDFMNELAFFKAYKSHSWRSLLIAPEQVILDVACGTGSDLIHLAEAYRNTNFVGVDNSEKFLAIARERAACAANLKFMLGDGHRLPLVDHSVDAARIDRSLQHMENPEAVLAEMVRVTKRGGRIVTCEPDWETFVLFNGEFDDSSKIAGLFKRSIRNPFIGRELASLMNECGVKHLDAHVHTFWTNKLNDADVIFDLNKVKDQCAAAGMMTQDDADTWWALSKQASERDTFFASLCIMEVSGTTE, from the coding sequence ATGACCGGAAACATAGGCAGCGGGTTTCGTAGCGTGGATGGGGAGCTGTTCAGCAAGCTTCTCCACTGTTTGGACTTCATGAACGAGCTGGCGTTTTTCAAAGCGTATAAATCCCATTCGTGGCGATCACTGCTCATTGCCCCCGAGCAGGTCATCCTGGATGTCGCATGCGGAACGGGCTCGGACCTGATCCACCTCGCCGAGGCGTATCGAAACACAAATTTTGTCGGCGTCGATAACAGCGAGAAGTTCCTGGCCATTGCCAGAGAGCGTGCGGCGTGCGCCGCTAATCTCAAGTTTATGCTTGGCGACGGCCATCGGTTGCCGCTCGTCGATCACTCGGTAGACGCTGCGCGAATTGATCGTTCGCTGCAACATATGGAAAATCCCGAGGCCGTATTGGCGGAAATGGTCCGCGTCACCAAGAGGGGCGGTCGCATTGTCACCTGCGAGCCCGACTGGGAAACCTTTGTTCTGTTCAACGGCGAATTTGACGATAGCAGCAAAATCGCCGGTTTATTCAAGCGCTCGATTCGAAACCCGTTTATCGGGCGCGAGCTGGCGTCGCTGATGAACGAGTGCGGCGTCAAACATCTTGACGCCCACGTCCATACTTTCTGGACCAACAAATTAAATGACGCCGACGTCATTTTCGATCTTAACAAAGTCAAAGACCAGTGCGCGGCCGCAGGCATGATGACGCAGGACGACGCCGACACTTGGTGGGCCCTCTCGAAGCAGGCTTCTGAAAGAGACACTTTCTTTGCAAGCCTTTGCATCATGGAAGTCAGCGGAACGACAGAGTAA
- a CDS encoding winged helix-turn-helix domain-containing protein yields MNDLGWRFAGFEYSPHTGLRRGGVQIPVGPQARQLLELLLEAKGGVVSKAEIGARLWPGRPPSDDSIDRCAYLLRKPLREAGYGDLIATAYGRGLSLRAKVEVVDSDLETARPPEECLSSRTLDLWQATYELAGNCTRDGFERAQEAVAAAAQRDETSPAVWSLSAIIAASRVSAGYLRPAEAAEIIEKDAGRALVLAPGFPAALAVLGWARATLLARPADGLAMLDRAVARDPRYGRARAFRSWAFVSLDRLTDAIDEIEAGLHVSPHDRAHLNMRAWLELCNGNLDGSATLADQGLRTRPDATYLTSVLAIVASLSGRHQEAERTARDALMLSPGHPILMAVLAYVLAVAGDRSAAEATLAAAHDGEQVAPPHLFTAAAQLALGKPDDAAQTLRRGRDEGCPWFAFAPYDPRLAALQEDIGRLRAERNSFAG; encoded by the coding sequence ATGAACGATCTCGGCTGGCGCTTTGCAGGATTCGAATACTCGCCTCATACCGGGTTGCGGCGGGGTGGAGTCCAAATCCCAGTTGGCCCTCAGGCCCGACAACTCTTGGAGCTGCTGCTCGAGGCCAAGGGCGGCGTCGTTTCGAAAGCTGAGATCGGCGCGAGACTTTGGCCCGGTCGTCCGCCTTCGGATGATTCGATCGACCGCTGCGCCTATCTGCTGCGCAAGCCCCTCAGAGAAGCCGGTTACGGCGATCTCATCGCCACGGCTTACGGACGCGGCCTCTCCCTGCGGGCCAAAGTCGAGGTCGTCGATTCCGACCTCGAGACGGCGCGACCGCCGGAAGAATGCCTCAGCAGCCGCACGCTGGATCTGTGGCAAGCAACCTATGAGCTCGCCGGCAACTGCACGCGGGACGGTTTCGAACGCGCGCAGGAAGCCGTGGCCGCCGCTGCGCAGCGCGACGAAACCTCGCCGGCGGTCTGGTCGCTGTCCGCCATCATCGCCGCGAGCCGCGTCTCCGCCGGCTATCTGAGGCCGGCCGAGGCCGCGGAGATCATCGAGAAGGACGCGGGCCGCGCGCTCGTCCTGGCGCCGGGCTTTCCGGCGGCCCTGGCGGTCCTCGGCTGGGCGCGGGCGACATTGCTGGCTCGGCCCGCGGACGGTCTCGCGATGCTGGACCGGGCGGTGGCGCGGGACCCTCGCTATGGCAGGGCGCGCGCCTTTCGCAGTTGGGCCTTCGTCAGCCTCGACCGTCTCACCGACGCCATTGACGAAATCGAGGCAGGTCTTCACGTCTCCCCGCACGACCGCGCCCATCTGAACATGCGCGCCTGGCTCGAGCTTTGTAATGGCAATCTCGACGGCAGCGCGACGCTCGCGGACCAGGGGCTTCGGACGCGGCCCGACGCAACCTATCTGACGAGCGTGCTGGCGATTGTGGCGAGCCTTTCCGGTCGTCACCAAGAGGCCGAGAGAACGGCGCGCGACGCCCTCATGCTTTCTCCAGGCCACCCCATCTTGATGGCGGTTCTCGCCTATGTCCTGGCCGTGGCGGGAGATAGGAGCGCCGCCGAGGCGACGCTCGCCGCCGCGCATGACGGCGAGCAGGTGGCCCCGCCGCATCTCTTCACGGCGGCAGCGCAGTTGGCGCTCGGCAAGCCTGACGACGCGGCGCAGACGTTGCGCCGCGGCCGCGACGAGGGCTGTCCCTGGTTCGCCTTCGCTCCTTACGATCCGCGCCTCGCCGCCCTGCAGGAGGACATCGGTCGGCTGCGGGCGGAGCGGAACAGCTTTGCCGGTTGA
- a CDS encoding response regulator transcription factor, translating to MEMIAEASEQSRRSTPIADLEMSRPETFSELVVVIERRTLIRECLALCLQKSLARPVLTFPDLESWREHGASASAGVLILSGCADTDDEQPRILRELRQDHKAIPIIICSDDLSASHIRNYLRSGAHGYIPSATPLTVAAEAIRLVLTGGVFVPANVVMSQVEPEAGRKNPLSSFSKREHHIVEALLKGKPNKTIAYELDLSESTVKSHVRSVMRKLHVRSRTEAVVRIKELVREVED from the coding sequence ATGGAAATGATCGCCGAAGCTTCGGAGCAGAGTCGTCGCTCGACTCCAATTGCAGATCTCGAAATGAGCCGACCGGAAACATTTTCAGAATTGGTCGTCGTTATCGAAAGGAGGACTCTCATTCGCGAGTGCCTGGCGTTGTGCCTGCAGAAAAGTCTGGCGCGTCCAGTGTTGACTTTTCCAGACCTGGAAAGCTGGAGAGAGCACGGCGCGAGCGCCTCTGCGGGGGTGCTTATCCTGAGCGGTTGCGCCGATACAGATGACGAACAACCGAGGATCCTGCGTGAGCTTCGCCAGGACCACAAGGCGATCCCCATCATCATTTGCTCGGACGATCTGAGCGCGAGCCATATCAGAAATTACCTGCGCTCGGGCGCGCACGGGTATATTCCGAGCGCGACGCCGCTCACAGTCGCCGCTGAGGCGATCCGACTTGTCCTGACCGGCGGCGTCTTTGTTCCGGCAAACGTCGTGATGTCACAGGTCGAGCCGGAAGCTGGCCGCAAAAATCCGCTCAGCAGCTTTTCGAAGCGTGAGCATCACATTGTGGAAGCCTTATTGAAAGGCAAACCCAATAAGACGATCGCTTACGAGCTCGACCTGAGCGAAAGCACGGTCAAGTCGCATGTCCGCAGCGTCATGCGGAAGCTCCATGTCCGGTCGCGCACCGAAGCGGTCGTCAGAATAAAGGAGCTTGTTCGAGAAGTGGAAGATTGA
- a CDS encoding SRPBCC family protein — protein sequence MPNTVRLHRVLATTPEKLYRAFIEPDALAKWLPPNGFVCTVHRLEPKVGGAHRASFRNFTTGESHAFGGEFLELSPNERLRYTDRFDDPNMPGEIHVTVMIKKVSVGAELSIVQEGVPDVIPPEACYLGWQESLENLARLVEPEISG from the coding sequence ATGCCGAACACCGTTCGCCTCCATAGGGTCCTCGCCACGACGCCGGAGAAGCTCTATCGCGCTTTTATCGAACCGGACGCGCTCGCAAAGTGGCTGCCGCCGAATGGCTTTGTATGCACCGTGCATCGCTTGGAACCCAAGGTCGGCGGCGCCCATCGCGCATCCTTCCGGAATTTCACTACGGGAGAAAGCCACGCCTTCGGCGGGGAATTTCTCGAGCTGTCGCCGAACGAGCGCCTGAGGTATACGGATAGGTTCGACGACCCCAACATGCCGGGCGAGATCCACGTCACGGTGATGATCAAGAAAGTCTCGGTCGGCGCCGAACTGAGCATTGTCCAGGAGGGCGTTCCAGACGTCATCCCGCCGGAAGCCTGCTACCTCGGCTGGCAGGAATCGCTCGAAAACCTCGCAAGGCTCGTTGAGCCCGAGATCAGCGGGTAA
- a CDS encoding DUF1467 family protein — MPFPLPLALAIYVTIWWIVLFAVLPLGVRSAEEAGEERPEGTDPGAPVAPQLGKKAALTTVIAAIVFALVAVAAKYLIP, encoded by the coding sequence ATGCCCTTCCCCCTCCCCCTCGCCCTGGCGATCTATGTGACGATCTGGTGGATTGTCCTGTTCGCGGTCCTGCCGCTCGGGGTCCGCTCGGCGGAGGAGGCGGGCGAGGAGCGTCCGGAGGGAACCGATCCCGGCGCCCCGGTCGCCCCGCAGCTGGGCAAGAAGGCGGCGCTCACGACGGTGATCGCGGCGATTGTCTTCGCCCTCGTGGCGGTCGCCGCCAAATACCTCATCCCATAG
- a CDS encoding TonB-dependent receptor has protein sequence MKVSASAMLAAMIAGDAAAQARLPTINVGGQQTRRTASRQVARAPRAVRATPLVAPPSTFVADASDGFDSSAQQNTALGPRIVYPAPPKEMPSSSQRFFTGGQVNTIPAFRPGEALEIVPGLAVTQHSGEGKANQYYLRGFDLDHGTDLALYLDGIPLNMRTHGHGQGYADANFVIPEMLAYIDARKGPYNVEDGDFSNAGTIRMQYLRKVPQGVFSTTGGAFNYGRVFGMKSWEFAGGDILGGGEISTYDGPWLIPNNARKINAVLRWSRGEENDGMSITGMAYANRWNSTDQIPLRILDWGFSRWGSINPTDGGDTTRFSLSGRWAQETANYWSKVEAFAMHSTLNLFNDFTYFLAHPVIGDQFRQFDRRTMIGGNAYHAIKFSLLDRESEIKVGFQSRYDDIRLGLQDSFRRVPYATTRNDHVGEGSIALLADVKTRWAPWLKTIVGARWDYYWGSNTGLQAYWDSPLIPGLDAPGFDPTNPFRLWTGPINSGTSNAQLLSPKASVIINPWDDKTDFYLNFGRGFHSNDFRATTQRVAATEATDDLGYVGVRRQGLLSPSTGAEVGVKTRAIDKLESAATLFFIQTAQENIFEGDSGNTVIARGADRIGVEFTNHYRPLSWLAFEGDLTAVRARFRGFNQEQADLYSELLQPGAFEWGAWQSNAPGNYLVNATPIIATAVLELGEATGWFGNFKYRYIAPRALTEDGFLKSPAIGTVNARVGYRWKEGWKLQLDVFNMFNSRSQQIAYGYGSFIPQDPLFRACTGTIVAPTTDAVCGVGQMGVVGHPVERPSWRLTFGGPLDFDPATSRGPDLTEPFQLIKFWE, from the coding sequence TTGAAAGTTTCCGCGAGTGCAATGCTTGCGGCGATGATTGCCGGCGACGCCGCAGCTCAGGCCAGGTTGCCGACGATCAACGTCGGCGGACAACAAACGAGGCGCACGGCGAGTCGACAGGTCGCGCGTGCTCCGCGCGCGGTCCGTGCGACGCCTCTTGTTGCGCCGCCGTCCACCTTCGTGGCGGACGCCAGCGACGGCTTCGATTCCTCCGCGCAGCAGAACACGGCGCTCGGTCCGAGAATTGTTTATCCGGCGCCTCCGAAAGAGATGCCCTCCTCGAGCCAGCGCTTCTTCACTGGCGGTCAAGTCAACACGATCCCTGCCTTCCGGCCGGGCGAAGCGCTCGAGATCGTGCCCGGACTTGCGGTCACGCAGCACAGCGGCGAAGGCAAGGCCAATCAATATTACCTGCGCGGTTTCGACCTCGACCACGGCACCGACCTCGCCCTTTATCTCGACGGCATACCGCTCAATATGCGCACCCACGGGCACGGGCAGGGCTACGCCGACGCCAATTTCGTAATTCCCGAGATGCTCGCCTATATCGACGCCCGCAAGGGGCCCTACAACGTCGAGGATGGCGATTTTTCGAACGCCGGCACGATCCGGATGCAATATTTGCGGAAGGTCCCGCAAGGCGTTTTTTCGACGACCGGGGGCGCGTTCAACTATGGCCGCGTCTTTGGCATGAAATCCTGGGAGTTCGCCGGCGGCGACATTCTGGGCGGCGGCGAAATTTCGACCTACGACGGCCCCTGGCTCATTCCCAACAACGCCCGCAAGATTAATGCGGTGCTGCGGTGGTCGCGTGGAGAAGAGAACGACGGAATGTCGATTACCGGCATGGCCTACGCCAACCGCTGGAACTCGACCGACCAAATCCCGCTGCGTATATTGGATTGGGGTTTTTCCCGCTGGGGAAGCATCAACCCGACAGACGGCGGCGACACGACTCGGTTCAGCCTTTCGGGTCGCTGGGCGCAGGAGACGGCGAATTACTGGTCGAAGGTCGAAGCCTTCGCCATGCATTCGACGCTCAATCTCTTCAACGACTTCACTTACTTCCTGGCGCACCCGGTCATCGGCGACCAGTTCCGCCAGTTCGACCGCCGCACGATGATCGGCGGCAACGCCTATCATGCGATCAAGTTCAGCCTGCTCGACAGGGAAAGCGAGATCAAGGTCGGCTTCCAGTCGCGCTACGACGACATAAGGCTCGGCCTGCAGGACAGCTTCCGTCGCGTGCCTTACGCCACGACCCGCAACGACCATGTCGGCGAAGGCAGCATTGCGCTGCTCGCCGACGTGAAAACGAGATGGGCGCCGTGGCTCAAGACCATCGTCGGCGCCCGCTGGGATTACTACTGGGGCAGCAACACGGGCCTCCAGGCCTATTGGGATTCGCCCTTGATTCCCGGCCTCGACGCCCCCGGTTTCGATCCCACCAATCCGTTTCGCCTGTGGACCGGGCCCATCAACAGCGGAACGTCCAACGCGCAGCTCCTGAGCCCGAAGGCGTCGGTCATCATCAACCCATGGGACGATAAGACCGACTTTTACCTCAACTTCGGGCGCGGTTTTCATTCCAACGACTTCCGCGCCACCACGCAGCGCGTCGCCGCCACGGAAGCGACGGACGATCTCGGCTACGTCGGTGTCCGCAGGCAGGGACTTCTCTCGCCCTCGACCGGAGCGGAGGTCGGGGTGAAGACCAGAGCGATCGACAAACTCGAGAGCGCCGCGACGCTGTTCTTCATCCAGACCGCGCAAGAGAACATCTTCGAGGGCGACAGCGGCAACACCGTGATCGCGCGGGGCGCCGATCGCATCGGCGTCGAATTCACCAACCACTATCGCCCCCTCTCCTGGCTCGCTTTCGAGGGCGATCTGACCGCCGTCCGCGCTCGCTTCAGGGGCTTCAACCAGGAACAGGCCGACCTCTACAGCGAGTTGCTTCAGCCAGGGGCCTTCGAATGGGGCGCGTGGCAGAGCAACGCGCCGGGCAATTATCTGGTCAACGCCACGCCGATCATTGCGACGGCCGTCCTCGAGCTGGGCGAGGCGACCGGCTGGTTCGGCAACTTCAAATACCGTTACATTGCGCCCCGCGCGCTCACCGAGGACGGTTTCCTAAAAAGCCCGGCGATCGGGACGGTGAATGCGCGCGTCGGCTATCGCTGGAAGGAGGGCTGGAAGCTTCAGCTCGATGTCTTCAATATGTTCAATTCCAGGTCGCAGCAGATCGCCTATGGCTATGGATCGTTCATTCCGCAGGATCCGCTCTTTCGCGCCTGCACCGGAACCATTGTCGCTCCGACCACCGACGCGGTGTGCGGCGTCGGCCAGATGGGCGTCGTCGGCCATCCGGTCGAGCGGCCGTCATGGCGCCTGACCTTCGGCGGGCCGCTTGATTTCGACCCTGCGACGAGCAGAGGGCCCGATCTGACGGAGCCGTTCCAGCTTATAAAGTTCTGGGAGTAA
- a CDS encoding glutathione S-transferase, with amino-acid sequence MSYELYYWPGIARRGEFVRLALEEAGVAYVDKAREPGAEETLLALLERSDLLHPPFAPPFLKHGNVLIGQTAAILLYLGERHGLAPTDQAERLWVHQIQLTIADLVSEAHDTHHPLGAHLYYEEQKPEALRRARDFRENRIEKYLRWFEEITARKREDGPYLVGDRVTYADLSLFQVTEGLLYAFPRAANAVLADCPGVAALRQAVAQRPRIRSYLESDRRTAFNESGIFRHYAELDR; translated from the coding sequence ATGAGTTATGAGCTTTATTATTGGCCGGGCATTGCGCGGCGCGGGGAGTTTGTCCGGCTGGCTCTGGAAGAGGCGGGGGTCGCTTACGTCGACAAGGCGCGTGAGCCCGGCGCCGAAGAAACCCTCCTTGCTTTGCTCGAGCGGTCGGATCTCCTCCACCCGCCCTTTGCGCCGCCCTTCCTGAAACATGGGAATGTCCTCATTGGCCAGACGGCGGCGATCCTTCTCTACCTCGGCGAGCGTCATGGCTTGGCGCCGACAGACCAGGCGGAGAGGCTTTGGGTGCATCAAATCCAGCTCACGATCGCCGATCTCGTCAGCGAGGCTCACGACACGCACCATCCCCTGGGCGCTCATTTATATTATGAAGAACAAAAGCCCGAGGCGCTGCGCCGGGCGCGCGACTTTCGTGAAAACAGGATCGAAAAATACCTCCGCTGGTTCGAGGAAATTACCGCACGTAAGCGAGAAGACGGGCCCTATCTTGTCGGTGATCGTGTGACCTATGCGGATCTTTCGCTGTTCCAGGTCACAGAGGGCTTACTCTATGCATTTCCACGAGCCGCCAACGCCGTGCTCGCGGATTGCCCGGGAGTGGCCGCTCTGCGTCAAGCGGTTGCGCAACGCCCGCGCATCCGCAGTTATCTCGAGAGCGACCGGCGCACCGCTTTCAACGAGAGCGGCATATTCCGCCACTATGCCGAACTCGACCGATAG
- a CDS encoding NnrU family protein, which yields MLILILGIVLFVGVHVFSTLRGPRAALVEKYGANAYKGAYSAVALLGLVFIIWGFSRYRAEGLIPVWEPPHWTRHLTMPLVWVAFVALASRRAPASRIRGWLRHPTLVALKSWALGHLLANGDLGGMLLFGSLLGFGVYDRIAVKRRGDLGAPRLGAFTRGDAIALGAGTALYALFLVLHPYLFGVSALGG from the coding sequence ATGCTTATTCTTATTCTTGGAATTGTGCTTTTCGTCGGCGTCCATGTCTTTTCGACCCTGCGCGGCCCGCGCGCCGCGCTCGTCGAGAAATATGGCGCCAACGCCTATAAGGGCGCCTATTCAGCAGTGGCGCTGCTGGGGCTGGTTTTCATCATCTGGGGCTTTTCCCGCTATCGGGCGGAGGGCCTGATCCCGGTCTGGGAGCCGCCGCATTGGACGCGCCATCTCACCATGCCGCTCGTTTGGGTCGCCTTCGTCGCGCTGGCGAGCCGCCGCGCGCCCGCGTCGCGCATCAGGGGATGGCTGCGCCATCCGACGCTCGTCGCGCTCAAGAGCTGGGCCCTCGGGCATCTCCTGGCCAATGGCGACCTCGGCGGGATGCTGCTCTTTGGCTCCTTGCTGGGTTTTGGAGTTTATGACCGTATCGCGGTCAAGCGGCGGGGCGATCTCGGCGCGCCCCGGCTCGGCGCCTTCACCAGGGGCGACGCCATTGCGCTTGGCGCCGGCACGGCGCTCTATGCGCTCTTCCTCGTGCTGCACCCTTATCTCTTCGGCGTGTCGGCGCTCGGCGGGTAA
- the mce gene encoding methylmalonyl-CoA epimerase has product MIGRLNHVAIAVDSVEKASQVYRGALGAKVSAPETVAEHGVTVVFVELPNTKIELLEPYGENSPIAAFVAKNPSGGIHHVCYEVDDILAARDRLKASGARVLGDGEPKIGAHGKPVLFLHPKDFCGTLVELEQA; this is encoded by the coding sequence ATGATCGGTCGTCTCAACCACGTCGCCATCGCCGTCGACAGCGTCGAAAAAGCGTCGCAGGTCTATCGCGGCGCCTTGGGCGCGAAGGTGTCCGCCCCCGAGACCGTCGCCGAGCATGGGGTTACCGTGGTTTTTGTCGAGCTGCCGAACACCAAGATCGAGCTTCTCGAGCCCTATGGCGAGAATTCGCCGATCGCCGCCTTCGTCGCGAAGAATCCGTCGGGCGGCATCCACCATGTCTGCTACGAGGTGGACGACATCCTTGCCGCCCGCGACAGGCTGAAAGCCTCCGGCGCGCGCGTGCTGGGCGACGGCGAGCCCAAGATCGGCGCACATGGCAAGCCCGTGCTCTTCCTGCACCCAAAGGATTTCTGCGGGACGCTCGTCGAACTCGAGCAGGCCTGA